One stretch of Pseudobdellovibrionaceae bacterium DNA includes these proteins:
- a CDS encoding prepilin peptidase — MEWNLLNIVAIGCLTAAVVADLRTRKIQNILSLTSLVLCTLAVIYVSSTQSTSHWTEPLKAFGLASVIALSLFAMKVWGGGDAKMFIAVSPLLLFAETPIYLLCCLVWGSVLGLTSALLNARMGAMISNLSVLLIHRKGVDQSHLVKVPFSVALLLGYLSLMTLRGLGAL; from the coding sequence ATGGAATGGAATCTGCTCAACATCGTTGCTATCGGGTGCCTGACCGCCGCGGTCGTCGCTGACCTGCGCACGCGCAAGATTCAGAACATCCTGAGCCTGACCTCCCTGGTCCTGTGTACACTCGCCGTCATTTATGTTTCGTCCACGCAATCCACATCGCATTGGACCGAGCCCCTGAAAGCTTTTGGCCTCGCTTCCGTCATCGCGCTTTCGTTGTTCGCGATGAAAGTCTGGGGCGGCGGGGATGCGAAGATGTTTATCGCCGTTTCTCCACTCCTGCTTTTCGCGGAAACGCCGATCTACCTTCTATGTTGTCTCGTTTGGGGATCGGTTCTGGGATTGACGTCAGCGCTCCTGAACGCCCGCATGGGCGCGATGATCAGCAATTTGTCCGTCCTGCTGATTCACCGCAAGGGCGTCGATCAATCGCACCTCGTGAAGGTGCCGTTCTCGGTCGCACTCCTCCTCGGATACCTCAGCCTGATGACCTTACGCGGACTGGGGGCCTTATGA
- the cpaB gene encoding Flp pilus assembly protein CpaB: protein MGNETRTLWISVGAGLFAMFLVYSFLQEQKAEIVKPYGGKMNVVFALKDIRELDTIDDTMIEVREMPQSFVVQGQAVRNPEDIIGYVAAAPIQKGEQILSNKLLQPGPDTGISLQVQPGKRALAVPINEYTGVARLIRPGDRIDIVAAVDVGKGQNQRREVATIMTDITVLATGVNVVNNIPRSVELDPDTGKIMQTVLTGDTRYTSVTLELSPKEAQDIVFLQTAGAGNIYFTLKNPNDRNSTQRLPSSVAETILGRPSFEPSAPAPAPPVIQIPQQPVPVAPAPAARPTQRPRKGFRPL, encoded by the coding sequence ATGGGTAACGAAACCAGGACATTATGGATTTCGGTTGGAGCGGGGCTGTTCGCCATGTTCCTCGTATACTCGTTCCTTCAAGAACAAAAAGCCGAAATCGTGAAGCCCTACGGCGGCAAAATGAACGTCGTCTTCGCGCTGAAAGACATTCGCGAACTCGACACCATTGACGACACGATGATCGAAGTGCGCGAGATGCCCCAAAGCTTCGTCGTGCAAGGCCAAGCGGTCCGCAATCCCGAAGACATCATCGGCTACGTCGCGGCGGCGCCGATCCAAAAGGGCGAACAAATTCTTTCGAACAAATTGCTGCAACCCGGTCCCGACACCGGAATTTCGTTGCAAGTTCAGCCCGGAAAACGTGCCCTGGCCGTTCCGATCAACGAATACACGGGCGTAGCGCGCCTGATCCGTCCCGGTGATCGTATCGACATCGTCGCGGCCGTGGACGTCGGCAAAGGACAGAATCAACGTCGCGAAGTCGCGACCATCATGACCGACATCACCGTTCTCGCCACGGGCGTGAACGTCGTGAACAACATTCCCCGCTCGGTGGAACTCGATCCCGATACGGGCAAGATCATGCAGACGGTGCTGACGGGCGACACCCGGTACACCTCCGTGACCTTGGAGCTCTCGCCGAAGGAAGCGCAGGACATCGTGTTCTTGCAGACCGCCGGCGCGGGAAACATCTACTTCACTTTGAAAAATCCGAATGACCGCAATTCGACACAACGTCTGCCGAGTTCGGTGGCCGAAACAATCCTCGGACGTCCTTCGTTCGAGCCTTCGGCACCCGCCCCGGCACCGCCGGTCATTCAAATTCCGCAGCAACCGGTGCCGGTGGCACCCGCGCCGGCCGCAAGGCCGACGCAACGGCCGCGGAAAGGTTTCCGTCCGCTATAG
- a CDS encoding pilus assembly protein, producing MLSLGILMHVAPASAQELPGPAEETAKEPTKKPKRSRRFLTLTVGVDQDEKLPVKMKNLGRENLKGTWRRIVSVTFSEEINTLRFTPNREGVATLVVIDAKQRVVAEYRIEVRKSRLDGIARELKGLLGDIEGISIKIVNNKVIVDGQIVIPKDMYRIHTVVKQYGDQVSSIVTLSPIAQKRIAEFIEKDIQNPEVRVRALNDKFILEGTVNSDDERNKAEIIAKAYVQPTFLESAIQDGIVRAPRPANDGIINLISVRPSAPPPPSKTVQLVIHYVELKKDYQRGFRFQFMPNLQDQSTLSFRAGQQQDADSGWSITGIIDQLLPKLNWSKQHGYARVLESTSLIVQDGKRGVLNSIREIPYTTAAGGDTGGLVTAFKDVGIATAITPVILGERSDSLSLSMEFDISSLVGLTDAGPLTSRNKITSDIVVRSGQSAAVGGLISNRATTNYNKLPKDVSDNPIISLYASKDFQRDQSQFVVFVTPIIKSSASSGSEKIKRKFRLRD from the coding sequence ATGCTTTCGCTCGGGATCTTGATGCATGTCGCACCCGCGAGCGCGCAAGAACTGCCCGGCCCCGCGGAAGAAACCGCGAAAGAGCCGACGAAAAAGCCGAAACGCTCACGCCGCTTCCTGACGCTCACCGTGGGTGTCGATCAGGATGAAAAGCTGCCCGTGAAGATGAAGAACCTGGGGCGTGAAAACCTCAAAGGGACTTGGCGACGTATCGTCAGCGTGACCTTCTCGGAAGAAATCAACACCCTGCGGTTCACGCCGAACCGCGAAGGGGTCGCGACCCTCGTGGTCATCGATGCCAAACAACGGGTCGTCGCCGAGTACCGTATCGAAGTGCGCAAAAGCCGTTTGGACGGTATCGCGCGTGAACTCAAAGGTCTACTGGGCGATATCGAAGGTATCTCGATCAAAATCGTGAACAACAAGGTCATCGTCGACGGGCAAATCGTCATCCCGAAAGACATGTACCGCATTCACACCGTCGTGAAACAATACGGAGATCAAGTTTCGTCGATCGTGACCCTGTCACCGATCGCGCAGAAACGGATCGCCGAGTTCATCGAAAAAGACATTCAGAACCCCGAAGTGCGCGTGCGCGCTTTGAACGACAAATTCATCCTTGAAGGCACGGTCAACAGCGACGATGAACGCAACAAGGCGGAAATCATCGCGAAGGCCTACGTTCAGCCGACCTTCCTGGAATCGGCGATTCAAGACGGTATCGTCCGCGCGCCCCGTCCGGCGAACGACGGGATCATCAATTTGATTTCGGTGCGCCCGTCCGCACCGCCGCCGCCTTCGAAGACGGTTCAATTGGTCATTCACTACGTCGAGCTGAAGAAGGACTACCAACGTGGATTCCGCTTCCAGTTCATGCCGAACCTGCAAGATCAGTCGACCCTGTCGTTCCGTGCGGGACAACAGCAGGACGCCGACAGCGGATGGAGCATCACGGGGATCATCGATCAATTGCTGCCCAAGCTGAACTGGTCGAAGCAGCACGGCTACGCGCGCGTTCTGGAGTCCACAAGTTTGATCGTCCAAGACGGCAAGCGGGGCGTCCTCAACTCGATCCGCGAAATCCCCTATACCACCGCCGCCGGCGGCGATACGGGCGGCCTGGTCACGGCGTTCAAAGATGTCGGTATCGCCACGGCGATCACCCCGGTCATCTTGGGTGAACGCTCGGATTCACTCAGCCTCTCGATGGAATTCGACATCAGCTCGCTGGTCGGTTTGACCGACGCGGGTCCCCTGACCTCGCGGAACAAGATCACGAGCGACATTGTCGTACGCAGCGGACAAAGCGCCGCGGTCGGCGGCTTGATCTCGAACCGCGCGACGACGAACTACAATAAACTGCCCAAGGACGTTTCGGACAATCCGATCATCTCGCTCTACGCGTCCAAGGATTTCCAACGCGATCAAAGTCAATTCGTGGTCTTCGTCACGCCGATCATCAAAAGCTCGGCTTCCAGCGGGTCCGAAAAGATCAAACGTAAGTTCCGTCTGAGGGATTAA